In the bacterium genome, CGGGCCGCGGTACCGGCCCGCCGCGCGGCCGGCCGCGATTCTGAGATTCTCGAGGGTCCCCGCTTCCTCCAGCATGCGCAGGCCGTGCGGCAGCGCCCGGTCGCGGTTCACCGACTGGCGCGCCGCCCACAGCCCGCCCGTGAACCGGACGGCGCGCGCGTCGAGCGGACGCAGGATCGCGTGGGGGCTGCGCCGCGCGTCGACCGGCCCGGCGGCGATCGCGGTCCTCGGTTCGGTGTCTTTGCTCACCACCCGATCGTCACGGAGGCCGGGGTCCGCGGCACGCGGATGAACACGAAATGTCCCCCGTCGTGCCACCAACCCTCGGCCGTGCACGGATGCTGCCGCGCCACGTCACCATGGCCGTCGAGTCTCACGCCACGCGGCGGCTTGGGAGCATGGACCTGCAGCGTGTACGCGCGGCCCGCCGGGATCAGCGAGGCCTCGCCCTTCGGCGCGGCGATGCGAACCGTGAGACCCGCGGCATTCGAGACGCACTCCACCTCGGTCAGCGCACACCGACCCTGTTCGTAGCCGCGCGTTGCGCCGTCGTCTTCGTACAGCGTGAACGACGACTTCTGCCCGCCGTAAATGAGGAGGGTCACCTCGTCGAGCGGGCGTTCGTCATGGTACTGCACCGCCGGACCCATCGGGATGATCGCGCCTTCCCGCACGAACAACGGCAGACGGTCAAGCGGCGCCGCGGCGCCGACTCCGTGAGGCCCCTCGTAGCGCTCGTGCGTCCAGAAGTCGTACCAGACGCCGGCCGGCAAATAGACCGGCCACTG is a window encoding:
- a CDS encoding glycoside hydrolase family 127 protein, which gives rise to MSKDTEPRTAIAAGPVDARRSPHAILRPLDARAVRFTGGLWAARQSVNRDRALPHGLRMLEEAGTLENLRIAAGRAAGRYRGP